One window from the genome of Erwinia pyri encodes:
- a CDS encoding alpha/beta fold hydrolase, which yields MNKTFTTLIALCMSSISVQAAEMQPNEPLHWFGQQSNSYQSPTPYGNNTKAGHYVQSGDAKLYYEVYGSGEPVVLLHGGVVGSMAEMGQFADKLKSDHLVILVNTRGHGKSDIGTVLPGYKQKAKDLHEVLSALRISKTDIIGFSDGAYTGYQFAADYPLQINKLVAIGAGEWKMGFVQGGRKDRSEPLQSIIDLDPRYWAEQADIRPKPDKMKEWFKQANQEYDQTTIGKSLFAEIHAPVLVMAGEKDVNAPLDTVIAAYKMLPNARLAIIPDAPHPAFAVNFDAVWACIKPFLYSK from the coding sequence ATGAATAAAACTTTTACCACTCTTATAGCACTTTGCATGTCTTCAATTTCAGTACAGGCTGCCGAAATGCAGCCTAATGAACCTTTGCACTGGTTCGGACAACAGTCGAATAGCTATCAAAGCCCTACCCCTTACGGCAACAATACTAAAGCTGGTCATTATGTGCAGTCTGGTGATGCTAAATTATATTATGAGGTCTATGGTTCCGGTGAACCCGTGGTGCTTTTGCACGGGGGGGTAGTTGGTTCTATGGCAGAAATGGGCCAGTTTGCTGACAAACTCAAAAGTGACCATCTCGTCATTCTGGTGAATACGCGTGGACATGGTAAATCGGACATCGGCACAGTTCTGCCTGGTTACAAGCAAAAGGCTAAGGATCTGCATGAGGTACTTTCTGCGTTAAGAATTTCAAAAACTGACATTATTGGTTTTAGTGATGGCGCTTACACGGGATATCAATTTGCAGCCGATTACCCATTGCAGATCAATAAGCTGGTCGCAATTGGTGCAGGCGAATGGAAAATGGGGTTTGTACAGGGTGGGCGTAAGGATCGTAGTGAACCCTTACAGTCGATTATTGACCTTGACCCGCGATACTGGGCAGAACAGGCGGATATCCGCCCAAAGCCTGATAAAATGAAAGAATGGTTTAAACAAGCTAATCAAGAATACGATCAGACTACTATCGGTAAATCGCTATTTGCAGAAATCCATGCCCCTGTACTTGTTATGGCAGGTGAAAAGGATGTTAATGCACCGCTGGACACAGTGATCGCTGCCTATAAAATGTTGCCAAATGCGCGACTGGCCATCATTCCTGATGCCCCACATCCTGCTTTTGCAGTGAATTTCGATGCGGTATGGGCGTGTATTAAACCCTTTTTGTATAGTAAATAA
- a CDS encoding TetR/AcrR family transcriptional regulator, which yields MTDETTLRADAQRNRERILAAAEEVFLEKGASASLDDVARCAGVGIGTLYRRFPTREDLLATAYSPRFLTFAENSRARAAELGPLNGLQAYLEELVQLTTVYRGLASSLGTVLQIGTPGCLATSAEGGRLLDQAQKLGAIRPDVTFGDLVCIATAISLCAENDISPKTRISHLVNLFVNGAVVK from the coding sequence TTGACCGATGAAACAACTTTAAGGGCCGACGCCCAACGAAACAGAGAGCGCATCCTCGCAGCCGCCGAAGAAGTGTTTCTGGAGAAAGGCGCTAGCGCCTCCTTGGACGATGTTGCGAGGTGCGCCGGAGTCGGCATCGGCACGCTGTATCGGCGCTTTCCAACACGCGAAGATCTGTTGGCTACGGCCTACAGCCCCCGCTTCCTCACTTTTGCAGAAAACAGCCGTGCCCGAGCTGCAGAACTTGGCCCATTAAACGGCTTGCAAGCCTATTTAGAAGAACTGGTTCAACTCACGACTGTCTATCGCGGCCTTGCGTCCTCACTAGGCACTGTTCTCCAGATCGGAACGCCGGGTTGCCTCGCAACGAGTGCGGAAGGGGGGCGTCTTCTTGACCAGGCTCAAAAGCTGGGAGCTATTCGGCCTGATGTCACCTTTGGCGATCTGGTGTGCATTGCCACGGCCATCTCACTGTGTGCCGAGAACGACATTTCGCCGAAAACACGAATCTCGCATCTGGTGAATCTGTTTGTAAATGGAGCGGTGGTGAAGTGA
- the iraP gene encoding anti-adapter protein IraP: MKNVVLSMLAKISHIDANMKQLTARIEAQSLMISALVLAVSKHGGVTEMIENANKAINTVIDSAESDALLKSDATILLGELQGLLTISRAVDNADDEINREVLDELTGSAYPGGH; this comes from the coding sequence ATGAAAAATGTGGTGCTGAGCATGCTTGCTAAAATTTCACATATTGATGCAAACATGAAACAGCTGACTGCTCGTATTGAGGCACAGTCCCTGATGATCAGTGCGCTTGTTCTGGCTGTGAGCAAGCATGGCGGCGTAACAGAGATGATTGAAAACGCTAATAAGGCCATCAACACGGTAATTGACTCAGCTGAATCCGACGCATTGCTTAAATCAGACGCGACAATTTTGTTGGGCGAATTACAGGGCCTGCTGACTATCTCCAGAGCGGTCGATAATGCGGATGATGAAATTAACCGCGAAGTTCTTGATGAACTGACTGGTTCTGCATATCCTGGCGGACATTGA
- a CDS encoding helix-turn-helix domain-containing protein yields the protein MKTLDDLMADLTPQELTQVNDKVAEMRLDSQLYKLREALAKTQKQQAEAMGIAQSSVAAIEGRGEDLKIATLKRYVEALGGQLTIGINMPGGEHVDFTL from the coding sequence ATGAAAACGCTGGATGATCTGATGGCTGATTTGACACCCCAGGAACTGACTCAGGTGAATGATAAAGTTGCAGAAATGCGGCTTGATTCTCAGTTGTATAAACTTCGCGAGGCACTGGCTAAAACGCAGAAGCAGCAGGCAGAAGCTATGGGGATCGCACAATCCTCCGTGGCGGCTATCGAAGGGCGTGGCGAGGATCTGAAAATCGCGACGCTCAAACGATATGTTGAAGCGCTCGGCGGCCAGCTAACTATCGGTATCAATATGCCCGGTGGCGAGCACGTCGATTTCACACTCTAA
- a CDS encoding type II toxin-antitoxin system RelE/ParE family toxin, protein MQLDVIAALNLLKQDGPYLGRPHVDTLYGSKIPNMKELRVQSNGRPVRGFFVFDPLRKAIILCAGNKEGADEKRFYKTMIKTAESEYHRHLDQLKRSGK, encoded by the coding sequence ATGCAGCTGGACGTTATTGCCGCACTGAATCTTCTGAAGCAGGACGGTCCATACCTCGGGCGGCCGCATGTCGATACGCTGTACGGCTCGAAAATCCCCAACATGAAAGAGCTCAGAGTTCAGAGCAACGGCCGACCTGTAAGAGGATTCTTTGTATTTGATCCCCTGCGCAAAGCCATCATCCTTTGCGCGGGTAACAAAGAAGGCGCTGATGAAAAGCGTTTCTACAAAACCATGATTAAAACGGCTGAAAGCGAGTATCACCGACACCTGGACCAACTGAAACGGAGTGGAAAATGA
- a CDS encoding LLM class oxidoreductase, with translation MSECSNYSPMQADLAKHQGYSRVFKPGHLTFGFIAPLESYPNSVGPTLADHAKMARKVDEAGFSAIWLRDVPFYDPNFGDVGQVLDPLAYAGYLAAITRDIAIGTAGIVLPLRDPLIVAKQASTVDQLLGGRLLLGLATGDRPVEYPAFGLEFENRGERFRDAHAIIRAVTEKSWPVHQSRFYGNLQGNIDLIPKPAGKRLPMLVIGHAGQTTEWAAQNTDGILSYIADPQRIPAIIDRWRSASRTDIFKPYGYGTMFDLDRDPDMPLQPGRVLRAGRNALRELWLRQQEQGVSHVALHFKTQRRPASEVIDELGEHLLPHFPSHISGGQ, from the coding sequence ATGTCTGAGTGTTCAAATTACTCGCCAATGCAAGCCGATTTGGCAAAGCATCAAGGTTATTCCCGAGTCTTCAAACCCGGCCATCTAACCTTCGGTTTTATTGCACCTCTTGAAAGTTACCCGAACAGCGTAGGTCCAACTTTGGCAGACCACGCGAAGATGGCGCGCAAAGTCGATGAGGCCGGTTTTTCTGCAATCTGGCTGCGCGATGTGCCTTTCTACGATCCTAATTTTGGGGATGTCGGTCAGGTACTGGATCCTCTCGCCTATGCAGGTTATCTGGCGGCAATCACCCGCGATATCGCCATAGGTACAGCAGGTATTGTCCTGCCACTGCGCGATCCGCTGATTGTGGCGAAACAGGCTTCGACCGTTGATCAGCTTCTGGGTGGCAGACTCTTATTGGGGCTGGCGACCGGTGACAGGCCTGTGGAATATCCGGCATTTGGCCTGGAGTTTGAAAATCGTGGCGAACGTTTCCGGGATGCGCACGCCATTATTCGTGCCGTAACAGAAAAGAGCTGGCCGGTTCATCAATCCCGTTTCTACGGAAATCTGCAAGGCAATATCGATTTGATACCCAAACCTGCGGGTAAAAGATTGCCGATGCTGGTGATAGGTCACGCGGGACAAACAACTGAATGGGCCGCGCAAAATACCGACGGAATTTTATCTTATATCGCAGATCCCCAGCGCATTCCGGCCATCATTGACAGGTGGAGAAGCGCCTCCCGCACCGACATTTTTAAACCCTACGGCTATGGCACAATGTTTGATCTTGACCGTGACCCTGACATGCCGCTGCAGCCGGGACGCGTATTACGTGCGGGGCGAAATGCACTGCGGGAACTTTGGTTACGCCAGCAAGAGCAGGGCGTCTCGCACGTCGCGCTTCACTTCAAAACCCAGCGTCGTCCTGCCTCAGAAGTGATCGACGAACTCGGCGAACACCTGTTGCCTCACTTCCCGAGCCATATTTCAGGAGGTCAATAA
- a CDS encoding MFS transporter, with protein sequence MSKYTPSLIAIQLATCMGFLVVQLDVSVVNVGLGSLKNAFNTNLTGLQWVINSYALVFAALLIIGGSFGDKFGARNIFTWGFALFTVGSIGCGLANSLSVLIALRGVQGMGAALLVPTSLTLIRLSFTDPSMRRTAVATWGACGGIALAAGPVLGGILIQYFGCRSVFLINVPLGLLAIFLILRSAPPSPRVDKKVDGLGQGTIAVCIAALTYGLTQSSSEGWTRGPVAMMAVAAIFLVLFILIQRRVASPMLPPRLAKNKILATTALCGAIINLTFYGTVFDLSIYFQSILHYDAIKTGLSFIPLTAVLTISTMVSTRVAKKVSDIRIITTGFSVQIDGFILLSQLTESSSLWFLNGTLMMVGIGSAMSVPSITNSMLSSVSQDDAGMASGLMASARQIGGVIGVGLFGAMIAHSDPRSFSTGMAYGMWLSAFSLLMCIGINALVLRREKVQLKA encoded by the coding sequence ATGTCAAAGTACACCCCTTCATTGATAGCCATACAGCTCGCCACCTGCATGGGTTTCCTCGTGGTTCAACTCGATGTGAGCGTAGTCAATGTTGGCCTGGGCTCCCTTAAAAATGCCTTCAATACCAACCTTACTGGTCTTCAGTGGGTGATTAACAGCTACGCATTGGTGTTTGCAGCGTTGCTGATTATTGGAGGATCTTTTGGAGATAAGTTCGGGGCGAGAAACATTTTTACCTGGGGATTCGCCCTATTTACGGTGGGTTCCATCGGGTGTGGCCTTGCCAATAGCCTGTCTGTGCTCATTGCTCTGAGAGGAGTCCAGGGAATGGGGGCAGCCCTGCTTGTGCCGACTTCGCTGACACTGATCAGACTGTCATTTACCGACCCGTCCATGAGAAGGACCGCAGTAGCCACCTGGGGGGCCTGTGGGGGGATAGCCTTAGCTGCGGGGCCAGTTTTGGGCGGCATTTTAATTCAGTATTTCGGATGCCGCAGCGTTTTCCTCATTAATGTGCCACTGGGCTTACTCGCGATTTTCCTTATTTTGCGTTCAGCTCCGCCATCGCCACGGGTAGATAAAAAAGTCGATGGATTGGGCCAGGGAACGATTGCGGTATGCATTGCGGCATTAACCTATGGATTAACTCAGTCAAGCTCTGAGGGATGGACCCGGGGGCCTGTAGCCATGATGGCCGTTGCGGCGATATTTTTAGTGCTATTTATCCTGATTCAAAGGCGCGTTGCGTCCCCTATGTTGCCCCCGCGCCTGGCTAAAAATAAAATTTTAGCCACCACCGCGCTCTGCGGCGCGATAATCAATCTGACCTTTTATGGCACGGTCTTTGACCTGAGCATCTATTTCCAGAGCATTCTTCATTACGATGCAATCAAAACGGGACTGTCTTTTATTCCTTTAACGGCTGTGCTGACAATTTCTACAATGGTGTCCACGCGAGTAGCAAAAAAAGTCAGCGATATCCGGATCATCACTACCGGCTTTAGTGTTCAGATAGACGGATTTATTTTGCTTTCCCAGTTAACAGAGTCCAGCTCTCTGTGGTTCCTGAACGGTACTCTCATGATGGTCGGTATTGGCAGCGCAATGTCTGTGCCTTCAATTACCAATTCTATGCTCTCTTCTGTATCTCAGGACGACGCGGGAATGGCTTCTGGTCTGATGGCATCTGCAAGACAAATTGGTGGCGTCATTGGTGTGGGCCTGTTTGGTGCCATGATTGCCCACAGTGACCCGCGTTCATTTTCAACCGGTATGGCCTACGGTATGTGGTTATCTGCGTTTTCTTTACTGATGTGCATAGGTATTAACGCCCTGGTATTACGTCGGGAAAAAGTGCAGCTAAAGGCCTGA
- a CDS encoding LysR family transcriptional regulator, whose amino-acid sequence MDYFGALGAFVHAAETRSFTESGRRLGTSSSAVGKAVVRLEEELGVRLFHRSTRAITLTAEGQLFQARCQKILADFDVARAELVQAKVGPQGKLRVALPQLGSHLMPYLVEFQQRYPQIELELDFSDRLANVIDEGFDAVLRIGMINDSRLTIRQLTGYKHRLVASPDYLSRNGVPLTPDDLKSHACLRYRFPTSGKLDVWPLVENGVILHLELPQSAIANTIDSLFAIAESGIGIALLPDFMVENSISFGSLQAVLNDNVHDHRNVCILWPSSRQQLPKIKAFVDFIVSRLRSGKSCI is encoded by the coding sequence ATGGACTACTTCGGCGCGCTGGGCGCTTTTGTGCACGCAGCTGAGACCAGAAGTTTTACCGAGTCGGGACGCAGGCTGGGAACTTCCTCCTCGGCCGTTGGCAAAGCCGTTGTGCGTCTGGAGGAGGAGTTAGGGGTACGTTTATTTCATCGTTCAACCCGGGCAATCACGCTAACCGCCGAAGGCCAACTCTTTCAGGCCCGTTGCCAAAAGATCCTGGCGGACTTTGACGTGGCTCGCGCAGAGCTGGTTCAGGCTAAAGTCGGTCCGCAGGGCAAGCTCCGCGTGGCTTTGCCTCAATTAGGAAGCCATCTGATGCCTTACCTGGTCGAGTTCCAGCAGCGCTACCCGCAGATTGAACTGGAACTGGATTTCAGCGATCGATTGGCTAACGTGATTGATGAGGGTTTTGATGCGGTTCTGCGCATAGGCATGATCAATGATTCCAGGCTGACTATTCGCCAGTTAACGGGATATAAACATCGGCTTGTCGCCTCGCCGGATTATTTATCCCGAAATGGCGTCCCCTTGACGCCAGACGATTTAAAATCGCATGCCTGCTTACGTTATCGCTTCCCAACCAGCGGCAAATTAGACGTATGGCCATTGGTTGAAAACGGGGTGATTCTGCATCTTGAACTGCCGCAATCCGCCATCGCCAACACCATTGACTCACTCTTTGCTATAGCGGAATCGGGGATCGGTATAGCACTGCTACCCGATTTCATGGTTGAAAATTCAATTTCATTCGGGAGTCTACAGGCCGTGCTGAATGATAATGTTCATGATCATCGCAACGTCTGTATATTATGGCCATCCAGTCGTCAACAATTGCCCAAGATTAAAGCTTTTGTTGATTTTATCGTTTCGCGGCTGCGTTCCGGCAAATCGTGCATTTAA
- a CDS encoding LysR family transcriptional regulator, which translates to MNWENIRFFVAIARSGTLSGAAKALDVDQATVSRRLMSLEAELGSKLIERLPREARLTAQGQIILAEAVEIEACTFKIERLSVANKQKREKVTISAPPVLARHFFATNMLKLSQELPQVLISILSDVHFVSLSRLEADLAVRLSPGIKDTDIIKKIGKMDFALYAASNYYHLKSPELWEFIAYPERVTNFENKQWLDKIIGDKRVLCEMTDLSHQYETVCSGVGIAGLPCFLADKDKRLVKLEVDESMLSLDIWIAKHPDRRNDPLVVHASNAIAIILKEVGLGL; encoded by the coding sequence ATGAATTGGGAAAATATTCGTTTTTTTGTTGCCATAGCCAGATCCGGTACGCTATCAGGGGCCGCAAAGGCCCTGGATGTTGACCAGGCAACGGTAAGCCGCCGTCTGATGTCACTTGAGGCTGAACTTGGATCGAAGCTTATCGAGCGACTCCCGCGTGAGGCAAGGTTGACGGCACAAGGGCAGATTATTCTTGCAGAAGCCGTTGAGATAGAAGCCTGTACGTTTAAAATAGAGCGTCTGTCAGTTGCAAATAAACAAAAAAGAGAAAAGGTGACTATTTCCGCACCACCTGTTCTTGCCAGACATTTCTTTGCTACTAACATGTTAAAATTATCTCAGGAATTGCCCCAAGTCCTTATATCGATACTGAGTGATGTCCATTTTGTTTCTCTGTCCAGACTCGAGGCAGATCTTGCCGTCAGATTATCTCCAGGAATTAAAGACACGGATATAATCAAAAAAATTGGAAAAATGGATTTTGCTCTATATGCCGCAAGTAATTACTACCATCTTAAATCACCTGAATTATGGGAGTTCATAGCCTATCCTGAACGCGTTACCAACTTTGAAAATAAGCAATGGCTGGATAAAATAATTGGTGATAAACGTGTTTTATGTGAGATGACCGATCTCAGTCATCAGTATGAAACTGTTTGCTCCGGCGTGGGTATTGCAGGTTTGCCATGTTTCCTTGCAGATAAAGATAAGCGTCTGGTTAAGCTCGAGGTTGACGAGTCAATGCTTAGTCTTGATATTTGGATAGCCAAGCACCCGGATCGTCGTAATGATCCCTTAGTTGTGCATGCTTCAAATGCTATAGCTATCATATTGAAAGAAGTTGGCTTAGGATTATAG
- a CDS encoding SDR family NAD(P)-dependent oxidoreductase, with translation MTKRFENRVVLVTGGTDGIGLTTAKSFAEQGAHIYITGRRQDRLDEALKEIGYGVVGVQGDVSNLADLDRLYAQIQQEKGRVDMVFANAGISESAPIGGIEEEHFDRVFGINVKGTVFTVQKALPLMTAGGSIILTGSGAGSKGFANLSIYSATKAAIRSLARTWTTDLKSQGIRVNVVSPGMVLTPAMQTYLQNNEGSEAWMQQAIPFGRLARTEEIAKAVMFLASDESSFVGGEELFVDGGYVAV, from the coding sequence ATGACAAAACGGTTTGAGAACAGGGTGGTGCTCGTCACTGGCGGCACGGACGGCATCGGTCTGACCACTGCCAAATCCTTCGCCGAGCAAGGCGCTCACATCTACATCACTGGTCGCCGGCAAGACCGACTGGATGAAGCCTTAAAGGAAATCGGGTACGGTGTCGTGGGCGTACAAGGCGATGTCAGTAATCTGGCTGACCTTGATCGCCTGTACGCGCAGATTCAGCAGGAAAAAGGCCGTGTGGATATGGTTTTTGCCAACGCAGGAATATCGGAATCAGCACCGATTGGTGGCATTGAGGAAGAACACTTTGATCGTGTGTTCGGCATTAACGTGAAAGGGACTGTCTTCACCGTGCAGAAAGCGCTGCCGCTGATGACCGCTGGCGGCAGCATCATCCTGACCGGCTCAGGTGCAGGCAGCAAGGGTTTTGCAAATCTTTCCATTTATAGTGCAACGAAGGCGGCGATCCGCTCGCTTGCGCGCACATGGACTACCGATCTGAAAAGTCAGGGTATCCGGGTAAATGTCGTTTCTCCTGGAATGGTGTTGACCCCCGCGATGCAGACCTATCTGCAAAACAATGAAGGTTCGGAAGCGTGGATGCAGCAAGCGATCCCATTCGGCAGGCTCGCCAGAACCGAAGAAATTGCAAAGGCGGTCATGTTCCTGGCTTCTGATGAAAGCAGCTTTGTCGGCGGTGAAGAACTGTTCGTAGATGGCGGCTACGTAGCTGTTTGA
- a CDS encoding tail fiber assembly protein, which yields MSASVCSGGIGENSIQKKAAINANLSMKDVLLTEASLRRDTLQDAVDIDGATSEKAEALPLRKKYHVLLS from the coding sequence TTGAGTGCATCTGTTTGTTCTGGCGGCATTGGGGAAAATTCTATTCAAAAGAAAGCCGCAATCAATGCCAATTTATCTATGAAGGATGTGCTGTTAACGGAAGCGAGTTTGCGGCGAGACACCCTGCAAGACGCAGTTGATATCGATGGAGCAACGAGTGAAAAGGCGGAAGCTCTACCTTTACGGAAGAAGTATCATGTACTTCTTAGCTGA
- a CDS encoding gamma-glutamylcyclotransferase, whose protein sequence is MLTRENILSGKYVSTHQRLFPAGMLWSMDQIYLSMQSVLMNRVAEKPVWVFAYGSLMWNPLITIEEMQRAQLKGWQRRFCIRLTSGRATPEHPGRMLSLDVGGCTDGIAFRLADTDLERELSIIWIREMITGLYCPVWSEVVLADGTQVDALAFVSKINHPFYEPESSPYTVAELAFSATGYIGTNAEYITQLATTLGAWGIQDEYIDELIVELEERAILRGKA, encoded by the coding sequence TTGTTAACCCGCGAAAATATCCTCAGTGGCAAATATGTCAGTACACATCAGCGATTATTCCCTGCTGGGATGTTGTGGAGCATGGATCAAATCTATCTTTCGATGCAGTCAGTCTTAATGAATCGCGTAGCGGAAAAGCCCGTGTGGGTGTTTGCCTATGGTTCTTTGATGTGGAACCCGTTGATTACCATTGAAGAAATGCAGCGCGCGCAGTTGAAAGGCTGGCAACGCCGATTCTGTATTCGCCTGACCTCGGGCAGGGCGACTCCCGAGCATCCTGGTCGCATGCTATCACTGGATGTGGGGGGCTGCACAGACGGCATAGCCTTCAGATTGGCGGACACCGACCTTGAACGAGAACTGTCCATAATATGGATACGCGAGATGATTACCGGCCTTTATTGCCCGGTGTGGTCAGAAGTGGTTTTGGCAGATGGTACTCAAGTTGATGCGCTGGCTTTTGTATCAAAGATTAATCACCCGTTTTACGAGCCAGAGAGTTCCCCCTATACCGTTGCAGAATTAGCATTCTCCGCCACTGGCTATATCGGCACCAATGCGGAATACATTACCCAACTGGCGACAACTCTTGGTGCCTGGGGGATTCAGGATGAATATATTGATGAGCTTATCGTTGAGCTTGAAGAACGTGCCATTTTGAGAGGGAAAGCTTAA
- a CDS encoding TetR/AcrR family transcriptional regulator, translating to MALKPRVAIAQALFHEHGYDAVSIADLTQALNIKPPSFYAAYGSKVGLYERSLERYARESALPLNKLLSTDKTVVEGVEGLLVAAARQYGLHKHQRGCLVTEGMRADDKDAREVACRLARPGITAINDWLMAVCPESADCLTDFIVVTLKGLSAAAYQGMPQRRLVETAKIAAQVVATHINP from the coding sequence TTGGCCCTCAAACCCCGAGTAGCAATTGCACAGGCACTCTTTCATGAACATGGCTATGATGCAGTCAGTATTGCTGATCTGACTCAGGCGCTGAATATCAAGCCGCCAAGTTTTTATGCTGCATATGGCAGTAAGGTTGGGCTGTATGAACGGAGCCTGGAGCGTTATGCGCGGGAGAGTGCGCTTCCCCTGAACAAATTATTATCAACTGATAAAACTGTTGTGGAAGGCGTGGAAGGTTTGCTGGTAGCAGCCGCCAGACAATATGGCCTTCATAAACATCAGCGAGGATGCCTTGTTACCGAAGGCATGCGGGCAGATGACAAAGATGCCCGTGAAGTGGCATGCAGGCTGGCCAGACCGGGAATTACAGCTATAAATGACTGGCTAATGGCCGTGTGCCCGGAGTCAGCAGACTGTCTTACAGACTTTATCGTGGTAACGCTGAAAGGATTATCTGCTGCTGCGTATCAGGGCATGCCACAACGCAGACTGGTAGAAACGGCAAAAATAGCTGCACAGGTTGTAGCTACACATATCAATCCCTGA
- a CDS encoding cupin domain-containing protein: MSTHSKEQTNQTSEFESEGVKSEELVSSGRAWNGKAYEKYLEGKPHLTVMKMHFEANTTLPWHTHPMPNVAYIISGSLTIEDKETGESRKFTAGEAFNESVDDVHRGFTTDEPVEVIITYAGVEGQALSEPYKS, encoded by the coding sequence ATGTCTACTCATTCTAAAGAACAAACTAACCAAACGTCTGAGTTTGAATCCGAAGGTGTAAAATCGGAAGAGCTGGTAAGTAGTGGTAGGGCATGGAACGGTAAAGCTTACGAAAAGTATCTGGAAGGCAAGCCACATTTAACCGTCATGAAAATGCACTTTGAGGCAAATACTACTTTGCCCTGGCACACTCACCCGATGCCTAATGTTGCCTATATTATTTCTGGGTCGCTAACGATTGAAGACAAAGAGACGGGCGAAAGCCGAAAATTTACCGCGGGTGAAGCGTTTAACGAATCTGTTGATGATGTACACCGCGGTTTTACCACTGACGAACCGGTCGAAGTGATCATTACTTATGCCGGCGTTGAAGGGCAGGCGCTCTCAGAACCCTATAAATCTTAA